A portion of the Micromonospora vinacea genome contains these proteins:
- a CDS encoding GTPase-associated protein 1-related protein — MTGRFEALIWTDCREGQGLRGTPGLQFQARSAGADRNAEAVVQRNLLYEPPPRWMGQRRPVSDYPASFAHVWDGLLATAAGVYLGRESVGGREGNQLTHAIVTDDPAAYGLVRPAQMFGAPFWTAEPARTTQCPALLPGWHPGSFGAAEAQTFVRGAPDGDELLGALLSTLRPPSGQLGRRVLFVAREAAEVMRWITAVTLLIPQREALRIGFKVFTLNPAFAPHRILAVHPDWGGAEATLDNDQGYAVFDLVRHDWSRVTHTRAARQWTELFLAEDPMDVVDAVEVAAASGLDDDGGTTVALAAILGRRPPPEKAAGLVGWLRQGPPQLVRRYGSGIVDLLVAASSQWPVEVLRSLDEVSRATTSWHRAAQVRLALIEAELREATVAGVVRPERAPPLSGEWTPAEHERLLAAIIREMRLAEPPMFETLLRLCGRFGLRPPLADLQPGLDRFVLDWADNPDHAYQVASWACAEEIQRLLRHELGERLAHEPDRAYDLGDSWWDVLLREPMRLDEPLDAAVVEAALRHLPARQQLDLVEQCLRTALAATRPVAMVNRTASVIWTHRAVSRAEAHLLAHLLPRDTPLDSRVFALLHQEVIDYRSKREYIDAALVVIAHGLWVPQVDTLHAITGHRALAYVFDQLADPTFDGSALLRALDDVSPHLAWAQMPDLCEAITRAPVVAVALTVLTHVHVQQLTEPCSRKLCGELMNNSNPAHVALAFVLLNIGSQSAVMASMIQPGVRADLDRQVRTVVSRCSEKRFREITTHIDGLGPMWSALWKTFARSHRRGLVRRLRQRRRG; from the coding sequence ATGACGGGGCGGTTCGAGGCGCTGATCTGGACGGATTGCCGGGAGGGCCAGGGGCTCCGCGGGACACCTGGTCTCCAGTTCCAGGCCCGGTCGGCGGGCGCGGACCGGAACGCGGAGGCCGTCGTGCAGCGGAACCTGCTCTACGAGCCGCCGCCGCGGTGGATGGGGCAGCGTCGCCCGGTCAGCGACTACCCCGCCTCGTTCGCCCACGTCTGGGACGGGTTGCTTGCCACCGCCGCCGGCGTCTACCTGGGTCGTGAGAGTGTGGGGGGCCGGGAGGGTAACCAGCTCACCCATGCCATCGTCACCGACGACCCGGCCGCGTACGGCCTCGTGCGGCCGGCCCAGATGTTTGGTGCGCCGTTCTGGACCGCTGAGCCGGCACGGACCACGCAATGCCCGGCACTGCTCCCGGGCTGGCATCCGGGTTCCTTCGGCGCGGCCGAGGCGCAAACGTTCGTTCGCGGCGCACCCGACGGAGATGAGTTGCTCGGGGCGCTGTTGTCGACGCTGCGCCCTCCCTCCGGCCAGCTTGGCCGGCGGGTTCTCTTCGTCGCCCGTGAGGCGGCCGAGGTGATGCGATGGATCACCGCGGTCACCCTGTTGATACCGCAGCGGGAGGCCCTGCGGATCGGGTTCAAGGTGTTCACGCTCAATCCCGCATTCGCGCCGCATCGAATCCTCGCCGTGCATCCCGACTGGGGTGGGGCGGAGGCCACGCTCGACAACGATCAGGGCTACGCCGTGTTCGACCTGGTCCGGCACGACTGGAGTCGGGTCACCCACACCCGAGCGGCGCGGCAGTGGACGGAGCTGTTCCTCGCCGAGGACCCGATGGACGTGGTGGATGCCGTCGAGGTCGCAGCGGCGTCCGGGCTCGACGACGACGGTGGTACCACTGTCGCTCTCGCGGCCATCCTTGGCCGCCGCCCCCCTCCGGAGAAGGCTGCCGGATTGGTCGGCTGGCTGCGGCAGGGGCCGCCGCAGCTGGTCAGGCGTTACGGCAGCGGCATCGTCGACCTCCTGGTGGCGGCGTCGTCGCAGTGGCCGGTGGAGGTGCTGCGCAGCCTCGACGAGGTCAGCCGCGCCACCACATCATGGCATCGAGCGGCGCAGGTGCGGCTCGCTCTGATCGAGGCCGAGTTGCGCGAGGCGACGGTGGCGGGTGTCGTCCGCCCCGAGCGAGCCCCCCCGCTCAGCGGTGAGTGGACTCCGGCCGAGCACGAGCGGTTACTCGCCGCGATCATCAGGGAGATGCGCCTCGCCGAGCCGCCCATGTTCGAGACCCTGCTCCGGCTGTGCGGGCGCTTCGGGCTCCGTCCCCCACTCGCCGATCTGCAACCCGGCCTGGATCGCTTCGTGCTGGACTGGGCTGACAACCCGGATCACGCATACCAGGTCGCGTCGTGGGCCTGCGCGGAAGAGATCCAGCGGCTCCTGCGCCACGAACTCGGCGAGCGCTTGGCGCACGAGCCGGACCGGGCGTACGACCTCGGCGACAGTTGGTGGGACGTGCTGTTGCGCGAACCCATGCGACTCGACGAGCCGTTGGACGCGGCGGTGGTGGAGGCCGCCCTGCGCCATCTGCCCGCACGCCAGCAGCTCGACCTGGTCGAACAGTGCCTGCGCACCGCGTTGGCCGCAACGCGCCCGGTGGCGATGGTGAACCGCACCGCCTCGGTCATCTGGACACACCGTGCCGTCAGCCGTGCCGAGGCGCACCTGTTGGCGCACCTGCTGCCCCGCGACACCCCACTGGACTCACGGGTGTTCGCGTTGCTGCACCAGGAGGTCATCGACTACCGATCAAAGCGGGAGTACATCGACGCGGCGCTTGTCGTGATAGCGCACGGCCTGTGGGTGCCGCAGGTGGACACGCTCCACGCCATCACCGGGCACCGTGCACTCGCCTACGTGTTCGACCAGCTGGCCGACCCGACGTTCGACGGGTCGGCGCTGCTCAGGGCCCTGGACGACGTGTCACCACATCTGGCGTGGGCGCAGATGCCGGACCTCTGCGAGGCGATAACGCGGGCGCCGGTGGTCGCGGTGGCTTTGACCGTGCTCACCCACGTGCACGTCCAGCAGCTCACCGAACCCTGTTCCCGCAAGCTGTGCGGGGAGTTGATGAACAACTCCAACCCCGCACACGTCGCCCTGGCATTCGTGCTGCTGAACATCGGGTCGCAGTCGGCCGTGATGGCCTCGATGATCCAGCCGGGCGTACGCGCCGACCTTGATCGGCAGGTGCGAACTGTGGTGTCCCGCTGTTCGGAGAAGCGGTTCCGGGAGATAACGACGCACATCGACGGGCTGGGGCCGATGTGGTCGGCACTGTGGAAGACGTTCGCGCGCTCGCACCGGCGTGGGCTGGTCAGGCGCCTGCGGCAGCGTAGACGGGGGTGA